The Streptomyces sp. R28 region TTCTCGTCCTGTTCCGCCAGCTTCGACGCGTCCTGGGGCAGGCGCAGGGTGAACACCGCGCCGCCCTCGGGGGAGTTGGCGGCGGTGATCTCGCCGCCGTGGATGTGGGCGTTCTCCAGGGCGATGGACAGGCCGAGGCCGCTGCCCTCGGAGCGGGGGCGGGAGGCGCTGGCCTTGTAGAAGCGGTCGAAGACGTGGGGGAGGACGTCCTCGGCGATGCCGGGGCCGTGGTCTCGTACCTTGATGACGACCGAGTCGTCCGCCTCGCGGATCGAGACGCGGACCGGCGAGCCGCCGTGCTTGAGCGCGTTGCCGATGAGGTTGGCCAGGATGACGTCGAGGCGGCGGGGGTCCAGGCGGGCCATGAGGCCGCGCTCGGCGTCCAGGTCCACGGCGTCCAGCCAGGCCCGGGCGTCTATGCACGCCGTGATCTGGTCGGCGACGTCGACGTTGTCCAGGACCAGGCGAGCCGTGCCCGCGTCGAAGCGGGTGACCTCCATCAGGTTCTCGACCAGGTCGTTCAGGCGGCGCGTCTCGCTGACGACGAGCCGTACGGCGGGTTCGATCATGGGGTCCATGGACCCGGTCTCCGCCTCCAGCTCCTCCTCCAGGACCTCCGTCACGGCGGTGATCGCGGTGAGGGGGGTGCGCAGTTCGTGCGACATGTCGGCCACGAAGCGGCGGGATGCCTCGTCCCGCCCGGCCATGTCGGCGAGCCGCTTCTCCAGAGCCTCCGCGGCGTTGTTGAACGTCCGGGAGAGATCGGCCAGTTCATCGGTCCCGGACACCCTCAGGCGGGTGTCCAGCTTGCCCTCGCCGAGCCGACGGGCGGCGGCACCGAGCCGTTGCACCGGCTTCAGTACGGTCGTGGCGGCGGCCTGCGCGAGCAGCGCGGAGCCGATCAGGGCGAGGCCGGTGGCGATACCGAGCGACCAGGCCAGGGAGTTGAGGTCCTTGGCCTCCTGATCGAGGGACTTGAGCATGTAGCCGGTCGGACCGCCGCCGTTCACCCTTGTGCCGGCGATCAGATACGGCTGGTCGTCCTCCACGATCCGCTGCCAGTACAGGTGGTACTGCGACTTGTTGGTCGAGTTGACCGGCTGTTTGTCGTTCACCGCCTTGCGCAGCGACGCGGGCACGTCCGCGAGCGTGAAGCCGTCCAGGCCGCCGGAGGAGCCGTAGGCGGGAGTGCCGGCGGTGTCGGCGGCGACCAGCAGCACGCTGAAGCGCTGGCTGCTGTTGGCCATCTGCCCAGCGGTGTGCTGCAGTTCGTCCTGCGTCGGCGCCTCGGGCAGCAGACTCGCCCGGTTCTGCATCTCCTGCTCGAAGTCGCGCAGCACCGCGTCCTGGGTGCGCGTGAGCACCGCCTCGCGGTTGAGCCAGTAGGCGATCCCGGACGCGGACACGGCGGCCGTGAGCGCCACGAGACCGAAGACGACCACCAGGCGCAGTCGAAGACTGGTGAAGCGCAGCCGCGACCACACTCCCTTACGAGCCGCGAACCAGCCGCGGACCCCCCCCTGTGTCTTGGTCACTGAGGCGTGTCCAGGCGGTAGCCGACACCACGGACGGTACGGATCAGGGTCGGGGACGACGGGACGTCCTCGACCTTGGCGCGCAGGCGCTGGACGCAGGCGTCGACGAGGCGTGAGTCGCCGAGGTAGTCGTGTTCCCAGACGAGGCGCAGGAGTTGCTGGCGGGACAGGGCCTGGCCAGGACGGCGGCTCAGTTCGAGCAGCAGGCGCAGCTCGGTCGGGGTGAGCTGGAGGTCCTCGCCGTTCTTCGTCACGGTCATCGCCGCACGGTCGATGACGAGGCTGCCGAAGCTCGCCGCGTCGTTCGACTCCCGTTCACCGCGCCGCAGCACGGCCCGGATCCGGGCGTCGAGGACCCGCCCCTGCACCGGCTTGACCACGTAGTCGTCCGCACCGGACTCCAGGCCGACGACCACGTCGATGTCGTCGCTGCGCGCGGTCAGCAGGATGATCGGCAGCTGGTCGGTGCGCCGGATGCGGCGGCACACCTCGAAGCCGTCGATGCCGGGCAGCATCACGTCCAGCACGATCAGGTCCGGCCGCTGCTCACGCAGCAGTTTCAGGCCGTCCTCGCCGGTGGCAGCCGTGGCCACACGGTGTCCCTGGCGCGTCAGTGAGAGCTCCAGGGCCGTGCGGATGGCGTCGTCGTCCTCGATCAGCAACAGGGAAGGCACGGGGGTCATTCTGGCCCATGCGGGGCGGTCTTTCGACACCTGTACGAGCAGTACACCTACGCGCACGTAGCGCGTTCGTCTGTGACCGGACTGTCCCGCGCCTGGGGGCCACCTCTGGCGCGGGCCCTGTGACAGGTCTGTGACAGTCGGCGGACACGGCCATGAAGGTGCCCGGGCAAGCTTTTCGGCACAGGCAGGACAGCAAGTCGCACGACAGCAAGACGAACGAGCAGAACACCGGAAGTCCACGACGGGGGGCGCGAGATGAACACGCTGCACGGCACCAGCACCAGCGCAGTGATCACGCGTCTGCACGACGTGAACGGGGGCCGGGGTTCGGAGAAGTCCGGTGCCGTGAGCGGGCGGGGGTGCGCTCGCGGCACCGGGCGTCAGCACACCGCGTACATGACGGTGGTTGACGGTTTCACGGGGGAAACGCACGGGGGAGCCGCGTACAGGGAGGACTCGGGGGAGCGTCGTCGCTCGCTGTCGGAGGCGGAGTTCACCGCCTACGTCCAGGAGCGCCGCGCCTCCCTGTACGCAACCGCCTACCACCTGACCGGTGACCGTTTCGAGGCCGAGGACCTCCTGCAGAGCGCCCTCTTCTCGACGTACCGGGCCTGGGACCGGATCAGCGACAAGGCCGCGGTCGGCGGATACCTCCGCCGCACCATGACCAACCTGCACATCAGCGCGTGGCGCCGCCGCAAGCTGAACGAGTACCCGACCGAGGAACTGCCGGAGACGCCCGGCGACACGGACGCGATGCGCGGCACCGAGCTGCGCGCGGTCCTGTGGCAGGCGCTCGCCCGGCTCCCCGAACTCCAGCGCACGATGCTGGTCCTTCGTTACTACGAGGGCCGCACCGACCCGGAGATCGCGGAGATCCTCGACATCAGTGTCGGCACGGTGAAGTCCAGCATCTGGCGGTCGCTCCGCCGGCTGCGCGAGGACGAGGTCCTCAGCTTCGGCCGTGACGAGGAAGACGCCTTCGGGGAGCTCGTCGCCTGAAGGTTCGGGGGGGATCGCATCCGGGGGGATGCGACGGGGGAGCGGTAAGAAGTGGGGGGACCCACGGGGGCCGGGGGGCCCGCGGGGGACCGACGGGGGAAACACGGGGGGTGCTCCACCACGGGGGAACCCGGGGGACCGGGTGAGACGGGGGAGCACAACGAGAGCGGGGCTGGAGGGCCGGGGGGTCCGTCCAGTCCCGTTCTTCGTGCGCGCTCAGCGGACCTGCATGAGGCGCGCTTCGGCGGGTGAGTCGCCCACGGCGATGGCGTCGGCGGGATCGCTTCCCTCGACCGTGTACGCGCCGGTCCTGCCCTCAGGAACGGTGACCCCGGGATCGTTCGGGGTGTCGTCGCACTCCACGATCGTGACGGTGCCCAGCCGCTCGCCCACGGTGAAGTCCATGTCCGTGGTGGGCAGATAACCGCGGTTGTCGTACGTCACCAACCCCGCGCAGGAGGATGCGGCCTCGCCGCCCGACGCGCAGCCGGCGGCCGCCGCGAGGATCGTGACCGTAAGGGCCAGCTGTAAGCGGGCCCGGAGGGCATTTGTCATCGGCTTCCTTCCCGCGGGGACCGTCATCCGGCCCTACGACGGAGAAGGCGCCGACTTCGTTCAAGTGGACGCAGTCGCCGCCGGGCAGCGTCCCGCGGCGGCCGCGGTGAGGCGGCCGAGGGCCTCGTCCCGGTCGCAGGCGTGGGCGCCCAGCGCGGTCTGGTGGGCGACGATCGAGCGCTCCAGGCGCATCAGGCGCCAGCCGCGGCGCAGGAGGAACGGCACCGACTTGCGGCCCTCCTTCAGGTCGCGCACGAAGCGGCGGCGGAACGTCTTCACCGGGCCGCGGCTCAGGCACAGCGCGTCGGCCAGCACGCCGAGTTCCCGGCAGCGCGTCACGATCTCGGCCGCGAAGATGCCCTCCGCGATGAACAGCGGGGTCCGGCCGACCTCGACGGTCTCCTCGCCGGTGCGGGCGCTGAGCGAGATGTCGTACAGCGGAACGCTGGTACGGCCCGTGCGGCACAGCTGCGTGATCGCCGCCACGGCGGTGTCGGCGTCCCACGAGTCGGGGTGGTCCCAGTCGATGTCGGAACTCCCGGGGACCTGCGGCAGGGTCGGGTCGTCGCCCTCTTTGTAGAAGTCGTCGAGCCGTAGCACCGGAAGACCGGAGCGGGCCGCGAGAAGGGACTTGCCGGAGCCGGAGGGGCCGCAGAGCAGCACGACTCGCGTCGGTATGGGCGGATGGGAACTCACGGGACACCAGTGTGAGGCATCGGCGGGCCACAGAACGACCCCGCGTACCGCCTTTGATGCGCGCGTCACACTCCAACTGCCCTTCGTGGCGGCATGATCACTGTGCGCATCGGAGAGGCGGCGCGGCAGAGAGCCGCGCTTCCCCTGGACGGAGGGGAAACGCGGCTCTCCGGTCTCGGTGCCCGTCGGACCTCAGTACGACGAGCCGGACGCGCCCAGCGACCCCGTCGGGTGCCAGACCGTCTTGGTCTCCAGGAACGCCGTCATGCGGTCGATGCCGGGGGTGGCGGCCCAGTCGTCCACAGGCTGTGGACGCAGGACGCGCTTGAGGTTGTCCGCCGCGGCGATCTCCAGCTCCTTCGCCAGTACGTCGTCGGCGCCCGCGAGGTCGATCGCGTTGACGTCCTGGTGCGCGGCCAGCGGCGTCGCGATCTCCGCCGTGCGGCCGGAGAGGATGTTGACGACACCGCCGGGGAGGTCGGAGGTGGCCAGGACCTCGCCGAGAGAGAGGGCGGGGAGCGGGGACTTCTCGGACGCCACCACGATCGCCGTGTTGCCGGTGGCGATCACCGGGGCGACGACCGAGACCAGGCCCAGGAAGGACGACTCCTGCGGGGCCAGGACGGCCACCACGCCCGTCGGCTCGGGGGACGAGAGGTTGAAGAACGGGCCCGCGACCGGGTTCCCGCCACCGACCACCTGGGCGATCTTGTCGGTCCAGCCCGCGTACCAGACCAAGCGGTCGATCGCCGCGTCGACCTGCGCCGCCGCCTTCGCTGTATCTGATTTCTTTGAGGGCGACAGGCCCTCGGCGTCGGCGACTTCGCGGACATACTGCTCGCGGCGGCCCTCCAGCATCTCGGCGACGCGGTAGAGGATCTGGCCGCGGTTGTACGCCGTCGCGCCGGACCACGCCCCGAACGCCTTGCGGGCGGCCACGACCGCGTCCCGGGCGTCCTTGCGGGAGGAGAGGGGTGCGTTGGCCAGCCAGTTGCCCTTTGCGTCGGTCACCTCGTACACCCGGCCGCTCTCGGAACGCGGGAACTTCCCGCCGACGTACAGCTTGTAGGTCTTGAAGACGGAGAGCCGCTCGGCGCGCTCGGTCTTGTCGTTCTTGTCAACTGTGCTCATTTATCGCTCGCCCTCCGGGCTCGACGGGGCGAGGTACGCCTCCAGGCCGTGGCGGGCGCCCTCGCGGCCGAAGCCCGACTCCTTGTAGCCGCCGAACGGCGAGGTCGGGTCGAACTTGTTGAACGTGTTGGACCAGACGACGCCGGCGCGGAGCTTGCCCGCCACGGCCAGGATCCGCGAACCCTTCTCCGTCCAGATGCCCGCCGACAGGCCGTACGGGGTGTTGTTGGCCTTGGCGACGGCCTCGTCCGGCGTGCGGAAGGTGAGGACCGACAGGACCGGGCCGAAGACCTCGTCGCGGGCGATCCGGTGCGCCTGGGTGACGTTCGTGAAGAGCGTCGGCGCGAACCAGTAGCCGGAGGTCGGGATCTCGCACGCCGGGGACCAGCGCTCGGCGCCCTCCGCCTCGCCCTGCTCGACGAGGGTGGTGATGCGCGAGAGCTGTTCCTCGGAGTTGATGGCGCCGATGTCCGTGTTCTTGTCCAGGGGGTCGCCCAGGCGGAGCGTGGACAGGCGGCGCTTGAGGGAGTCCAGCAGCTCGTCCTGGATCGACTCCTGGACGAGCAGGCGGCTGCCCGCGCAGCAGACCTGGCCCTGGTTGAAGAAGATGCCGTTGACGATCCCCTCCACCGCCTGGTCGATCGGGGCGTCGTCGAAGACGATGTTGGCGCCCTTGCCGCCCAGTTCGAGGGTGAGCTTCTTGCGGGTGCCCGCGACGGTTCGCGCGATCTCCTTGCCGACGGCCGTGGAGCCGGTGAAGGCGACCTTGTTCACGTCCGGGTGCGCGACGAGCGCGGCGCCCGCGTCGCCGTATCCGGGAAGGATGTTGACGACGCCCTTGGGCAGGCCCGCCTGGCGGCAGATGTCGGCGAAGAACAGGGCCGACAGCGGGGTGGTCTCGGCCGGCTTCAGGACGACCGTGTTGCCGGTCGCGAGGGCCGGGGCGATCTTCCACGCCAGCATCAGCAGCGGGAAGTTCCAGGGGATGACCTGGCCCGCGACGCCGAGGGGCTTCGGGTTCGACCCGAAGCCGGCGTGCTCCAGCTTGTCGGCCCAGCCCGCGTAGTAGAAGAAGTGCGCGGCGACCAGGGGGAGGTCGGCGTCGCGGGTCTCCTTGATCGGCTTGCCGTTGTCCAGGGTCTCCAGGACCGCCAGCTCACGGCTGCGCTCCTGGATGATCCGGGCGATGCGGAACAGGTACTTGGCGCGCTCGGAGCCGGGCAGCGCCGACCACTTCTCGAAGGCCTTGCGGGCGGCCTTCACCGCGCGCTCCACGTCCGCCTCGCCGGCCTGGGCGACCTCGGAGAGGACCTCCTCGGTGGACGGGGAGACGGTCTTGAAGACCTTGCCGTCCGCCGCCTCCACGAACTCGCCGTCGATGAACAGGCCGTACGAGGGCGCGATGTCGACGACTCCGCGGGACTCGGGGGCCGGTGCGTATGCGAATACCGATGCC contains the following coding sequences:
- a CDS encoding aldehyde dehydrogenase family protein; protein product: MSTVDKNDKTERAERLSVFKTYKLYVGGKFPRSESGRVYEVTDAKGNWLANAPLSSRKDARDAVVAARKAFGAWSGATAYNRGQILYRVAEMLEGRREQYVREVADAEGLSPSKKSDTAKAAAQVDAAIDRLVWYAGWTDKIAQVVGGGNPVAGPFFNLSSPEPTGVVAVLAPQESSFLGLVSVVAPVIATGNTAIVVASEKSPLPALSLGEVLATSDLPGGVVNILSGRTAEIATPLAAHQDVNAIDLAGADDVLAKELEIAAADNLKRVLRPQPVDDWAATPGIDRMTAFLETKTVWHPTGSLGASGSSY
- a CDS encoding uridine kinase, translated to MSSHPPIPTRVVLLCGPSGSGKSLLAARSGLPVLRLDDFYKEGDDPTLPQVPGSSDIDWDHPDSWDADTAVAAITQLCRTGRTSVPLYDISLSARTGEETVEVGRTPLFIAEGIFAAEIVTRCRELGVLADALCLSRGPVKTFRRRFVRDLKEGRKSVPFLLRRGWRLMRLERSIVAHQTALGAHACDRDEALGRLTAAAAGRCPAATAST
- the afsQ1 gene encoding two-component system response regulator AfsQ1, with the translated sequence MPSLLLIEDDDAIRTALELSLTRQGHRVATAATGEDGLKLLREQRPDLIVLDVMLPGIDGFEVCRRIRRTDQLPIILLTARSDDIDVVVGLESGADDYVVKPVQGRVLDARIRAVLRRGERESNDAASFGSLVIDRAAMTVTKNGEDLQLTPTELRLLLELSRRPGQALSRQQLLRLVWEHDYLGDSRLVDACVQRLRAKVEDVPSSPTLIRTVRGVGYRLDTPQ
- a CDS encoding SigE family RNA polymerase sigma factor is translated as MNTLHGTSTSAVITRLHDVNGGRGSEKSGAVSGRGCARGTGRQHTAYMTVVDGFTGETHGGAAYREDSGERRRSLSEAEFTAYVQERRASLYATAYHLTGDRFEAEDLLQSALFSTYRAWDRISDKAAVGGYLRRTMTNLHISAWRRRKLNEYPTEELPETPGDTDAMRGTELRAVLWQALARLPELQRTMLVLRYYEGRTDPEIAEILDISVGTVKSSIWRSLRRLREDEVLSFGRDEEDAFGELVA
- a CDS encoding DUF6281 family protein produces the protein MTNALRARLQLALTVTILAAAAGCASGGEAASSCAGLVTYDNRGYLPTTDMDFTVGERLGTVTIVECDDTPNDPGVTVPEGRTGAYTVEGSDPADAIAVGDSPAEARLMQVR
- a CDS encoding aldehyde dehydrogenase family protein, yielding MASVFAYAPAPESRGVVDIAPSYGLFIDGEFVEAADGKVFKTVSPSTEEVLSEVAQAGEADVERAVKAARKAFEKWSALPGSERAKYLFRIARIIQERSRELAVLETLDNGKPIKETRDADLPLVAAHFFYYAGWADKLEHAGFGSNPKPLGVAGQVIPWNFPLLMLAWKIAPALATGNTVVLKPAETTPLSALFFADICRQAGLPKGVVNILPGYGDAGAALVAHPDVNKVAFTGSTAVGKEIARTVAGTRKKLTLELGGKGANIVFDDAPIDQAVEGIVNGIFFNQGQVCCAGSRLLVQESIQDELLDSLKRRLSTLRLGDPLDKNTDIGAINSEEQLSRITTLVEQGEAEGAERWSPACEIPTSGYWFAPTLFTNVTQAHRIARDEVFGPVLSVLTFRTPDEAVAKANNTPYGLSAGIWTEKGSRILAVAGKLRAGVVWSNTFNKFDPTSPFGGYKESGFGREGARHGLEAYLAPSSPEGER
- a CDS encoding ATP-binding protein, with amino-acid sequence MTKTQGGVRGWFAARKGVWSRLRFTSLRLRLVVVFGLVALTAAVSASGIAYWLNREAVLTRTQDAVLRDFEQEMQNRASLLPEAPTQDELQHTAGQMANSSQRFSVLLVAADTAGTPAYGSSGGLDGFTLADVPASLRKAVNDKQPVNSTNKSQYHLYWQRIVEDDQPYLIAGTRVNGGGPTGYMLKSLDQEAKDLNSLAWSLGIATGLALIGSALLAQAAATTVLKPVQRLGAAARRLGEGKLDTRLRVSGTDELADLSRTFNNAAEALEKRLADMAGRDEASRRFVADMSHELRTPLTAITAVTEVLEEELEAETGSMDPMIEPAVRLVVSETRRLNDLVENLMEVTRFDAGTARLVLDNVDVADQITACIDARAWLDAVDLDAERGLMARLDPRRLDVILANLIGNALKHGGSPVRVSIREADDSVVIKVRDHGPGIAEDVLPHVFDRFYKASASRPRSEGSGLGLSIALENAHIHGGEITAANSPEGGAVFTLRLPQDASKLAEQDENNGQNAGDTKKGDA